The proteins below are encoded in one region of Amycolatopsis magusensis:
- a CDS encoding flavoprotein, producing the protein MDRVLGLVGSSCGGLDTRFRTELAEPAAARGWRLAITLTPTASRWLDSAGELERLRELTDLPVRSVSRLPGEPRPHPDPAYFLFAPASANSVAKLALGLADNQALTVLGDALGEPGVTIAVGYQVRDARFAHPAWQGHLAALGGAGVRLNRLDHGGPWTGVLDELDA; encoded by the coding sequence ATGGATCGAGTGCTCGGGCTCGTCGGCAGTTCCTGCGGCGGCCTCGACACCCGCTTCCGCACCGAACTCGCCGAACCGGCGGCCGCCCGCGGCTGGCGGCTGGCCATCACGCTCACGCCGACCGCGTCGCGCTGGTTGGACTCGGCCGGCGAACTGGAGCGCCTGCGGGAACTGACGGATCTGCCCGTCCGGTCGGTCTCACGGCTGCCCGGTGAACCACGGCCGCACCCGGATCCGGCGTACTTCCTGTTCGCGCCGGCGTCGGCCAACTCGGTGGCCAAGCTGGCGCTGGGCCTGGCCGACAACCAGGCGCTGACCGTGCTCGGCGACGCGCTCGGTGAACCTGGCGTGACCATCGCGGTCGGCTACCAGGTGCGGGACGCGCGGTTCGCGCACCCGGCGTGGCAGGGGCACCTGGCCGCGCTCGGCGGCGCGGGCGTGCGGTTGAACCGGTTGGACCACGGCGGCCCGTGGACCGGCGTACTGGACGAACTGGACGCTTGA